The following are encoded in a window of Bacillus xiapuensis genomic DNA:
- the alaS gene encoding alanine--tRNA ligase, translating into MKRLTGAQIRQMFLDFFQEKNHKVEPSASLVPHDDPSLLWINSGVATLKKYFDGRVIPENPRIANAQKSIRTNDIENVGKTARHHTFFEMLGNFSIGEYFKKEAIHWAWEFLTDEKWIAFDKEKLSVTIHPEDEEAFRIWHDEIGLPEERIIRLEGNFWDIGEGPSGPNTEIFYDRGELYGKDENDPELYPGGENERYLEIWNLVFSEFNHNPDGTYTPLPKKNIDTGMGLERMASVVQEVPTNFDTDLFLPIIEATEAISGAKYREKAETDVAFKVIADHIRTVAFAIGDGALPSNEGRGYVLRRLLRRAVRYAKQININRPFMYELVPVVGEIMKEFYPEVAAKTEFIQKVIKNEEERFHETLHEGLTILSSVIKDAKNNGSDKIAGEDVFRLYDTYGFPVELTEEYAEEEGLKVDHEGFDKEMANQRARARAARQEVDSMQVQGGVLGEIKTESRFSGYEQLSVKTKVAVMIVNGEVVESAAAGDEVQFILEETPFYAESGGQIADKGTIEAGSTRAVVQDVKKAPNGQHVHHAIVEAGTLQTGQEVTAQVDAASRSKIIKNHTATHLLHQALKDVLGAHVNQAGSLVTPDRLRFDFSHFGQVLPEELEQVERIVNEKIWGNLAVDISHKSLEEAKALGAMALFGEKYGDVVRVVSVGDYSLELCGGCHVPNTAVIGLFKIVSESGIGAGTRRIEAVTGEAAFKFLNSQVARLNEAAHKLKANPKDIVAKVESLQAEMKELQRENESLSQKLSNIEAGSLLNQAKEVKGVKVLAARVQAPDMNALRTMADELKQKLASGIIVLAAVSGEKVNIIAGVTKDLVDQGYHAGKLVKEVASRCGGGGGGRPDMAQAGAKDPSKTEEALQYVEEWVKSV; encoded by the coding sequence ATGAAAAGATTAACAGGTGCCCAAATCCGTCAAATGTTTTTAGACTTTTTCCAGGAGAAGAACCACAAAGTGGAACCGAGCGCTTCGCTTGTCCCGCATGATGATCCGAGTTTATTATGGATTAACAGCGGCGTCGCCACTTTGAAGAAGTATTTTGATGGCAGGGTCATTCCTGAGAATCCGCGCATTGCCAACGCTCAAAAATCCATCCGTACAAACGATATTGAAAATGTCGGAAAAACAGCTAGACATCATACATTTTTTGAAATGCTCGGGAACTTTTCCATCGGCGAATATTTCAAAAAAGAAGCGATTCACTGGGCGTGGGAGTTTTTAACGGATGAAAAATGGATAGCGTTTGATAAAGAGAAGCTGTCCGTAACCATTCACCCGGAGGATGAGGAAGCGTTTCGCATTTGGCATGACGAAATCGGCTTGCCCGAAGAACGGATTATTCGTTTAGAAGGGAACTTCTGGGATATTGGCGAGGGCCCGAGCGGACCAAATACAGAAATCTTCTATGACCGCGGAGAATTATATGGAAAGGATGAAAATGATCCTGAACTGTATCCGGGCGGCGAAAATGAACGCTACCTAGAAATTTGGAATCTTGTATTTTCTGAATTCAATCATAATCCGGACGGCACCTATACGCCGCTTCCAAAGAAGAACATTGATACCGGCATGGGGCTGGAGCGCATGGCATCCGTTGTTCAAGAAGTGCCGACGAACTTTGACACTGATTTATTTCTGCCGATCATTGAAGCAACAGAAGCCATTTCAGGCGCCAAATATCGGGAGAAGGCGGAAACAGACGTGGCGTTTAAAGTGATTGCAGACCATATTCGGACAGTCGCTTTTGCTATTGGGGACGGGGCGCTTCCATCAAACGAGGGACGCGGCTATGTCTTGCGCCGCTTGCTGCGCCGGGCGGTACGCTATGCGAAGCAAATTAACATCAACCGGCCGTTTATGTATGAATTAGTGCCGGTTGTCGGTGAAATCATGAAGGAATTCTATCCTGAGGTTGCTGCCAAAACGGAATTCATTCAAAAAGTGATTAAGAACGAAGAAGAGCGCTTCCATGAAACTCTTCATGAAGGCTTAACGATATTATCATCTGTCATTAAGGACGCAAAAAATAACGGTTCGGATAAGATTGCCGGAGAGGATGTCTTCCGTCTATATGATACATACGGCTTTCCGGTGGAATTAACGGAAGAGTATGCGGAAGAAGAAGGCTTGAAAGTGGATCATGAAGGCTTTGATAAAGAAATGGCCAACCAGCGGGCGCGCGCACGCGCTGCTCGTCAAGAGGTGGATTCCATGCAAGTCCAAGGCGGCGTTCTCGGCGAGATTAAAACAGAAAGCCGCTTCAGTGGATATGAGCAGCTGTCAGTAAAAACCAAGGTTGCCGTTATGATCGTCAACGGTGAAGTGGTCGAGTCTGCAGCTGCAGGGGATGAGGTTCAATTCATTCTAGAAGAAACGCCGTTTTATGCTGAAAGCGGGGGCCAAATTGCTGATAAAGGAACGATCGAAGCTGGCAGCACCCGCGCGGTCGTTCAGGATGTCAAAAAAGCTCCAAACGGGCAGCATGTGCATCATGCCATTGTGGAAGCCGGCACGCTGCAAACGGGACAAGAGGTAACAGCTCAAGTCGACGCGGCTTCCCGCAGTAAAATCATTAAAAACCATACAGCGACGCATTTGCTGCATCAGGCTTTGAAGGATGTACTTGGCGCGCATGTCAATCAAGCGGGCTCACTAGTGACTCCGGATCGTCTCCGTTTCGACTTTTCACATTTTGGTCAAGTCCTTCCAGAAGAGCTAGAACAAGTCGAAAGGATTGTCAACGAAAAAATATGGGGCAATCTGGCGGTGGACATTTCTCATAAATCGTTAGAAGAGGCCAAAGCGCTGGGAGCAATGGCGTTGTTCGGCGAAAAATACGGGGATGTCGTTCGCGTTGTTTCCGTCGGAGATTACAGCTTGGAGCTTTGCGGCGGCTGTCATGTGCCGAACACGGCAGTGATCGGTTTGTTTAAGATTGTTTCTGAAAGCGGCATTGGCGCCGGAACCCGCCGCATTGAAGCGGTCACTGGAGAAGCGGCATTTAAATTTTTAAATAGCCAAGTAGCACGATTGAACGAAGCGGCGCATAAGCTGAAGGCTAATCCGAAAGATATTGTGGCAAAGGTAGAGAGCCTTCAGGCAGAGATGAAAGAATTACAGCGCGAAAATGAATCGCTTTCACAAAAATTGTCCAACATAGAAGCAGGAAGCTTGTTAAACCAGGCCAAAGAAGTGAAAGGAGTGAAGGTGCTTGCTGCCCGCGTTCAAGCGCCGGACATGAACGCTTTGCGGACGATGGCCGATGAATTAAAACAAAAGCTCGCTTCAGGCATTATTGTTCTCGCGGCGGTAAGC